Proteins encoded by one window of Gehongia tenuis:
- a CDS encoding HD domain-containing protein has protein sequence MKDKIAKLSRMMIEFDRETPDRVNHFLKVYGFAKSIGELEGLDQQTQFTLETAALVHDVGIKISRQKYGDGGWRHQEIEGPPVARRMLEELAFPPEMIERVCFLVAHHHTYNAVDGADYQILLEADFLVNIFEKGMNRSQIAAIRDKNFRTKTGMEYINWLFLS, from the coding sequence ATGAAGGATAAAATCGCAAAATTGAGCCGGATGATGATTGAGTTTGATCGTGAGACACCGGATCGTGTGAACCATTTTTTAAAGGTGTATGGCTTTGCAAAGAGCATAGGTGAACTGGAAGGACTGGATCAGCAGACCCAGTTTACGCTGGAGACAGCCGCGCTGGTGCACGACGTGGGTATTAAGATCAGCCGTCAAAAGTACGGGGACGGCGGATGGCGTCATCAGGAGATCGAGGGACCTCCGGTGGCCCGCAGGATGCTTGAAGAACTGGCCTTCCCACCGGAAATGATTGAGCGGGTATGTTTCCTGGTTGCCCATCATCACACCTATAACGCTGTGGACGGTGCAGATTATCAGATTCTACTGGAGGCCGATTTTCTGGTCAATATATTTGAAAAGGGTATGAATCGTAGCCAGATTGCAGCCATCCGGGACAAAAATTTCCGCACAAAAACGGGAATGGAATACATCAATTGGCTGTTTTTGAGCTAA
- a CDS encoding sugar phosphate isomerase/epimerase family protein, which yields MYRSLNPGMIGVDLPFEKLAKLAPQYGYGAVELSPTALVEEYGVAGTQDIMGQNGLILSSFMLPVSFQWDPSKFEETFPKLEVAAKAAEKLGCHRCSTYILNFSDDLPYKENFENHCRMLTECAKVLADHDIRFGLEFVGPKTLAEGHKYPFIRGLKEMLELCDAIGTGNMGILYDAYHWYTAGLDFSAFDLFRKEEEVVSVHINDAKKGLPIDECLDGLRYLPGEGGGVDLKGFLQHLKDMHYTGPVIVEPFSETLKAMNTPEEKLAAVQKAVDSIWVD from the coding sequence ATGTATCGATCCTTAAATCCCGGTATGATTGGTGTAGACCTTCCCTTTGAGAAGCTTGCTAAATTAGCCCCTCAATATGGCTATGGCGCTGTTGAACTCTCGCCTACCGCTCTTGTTGAAGAATATGGGGTGGCTGGCACGCAGGATATTATGGGACAGAATGGTTTGATACTGTCCTCCTTCATGCTGCCGGTGTCCTTCCAGTGGGATCCCTCCAAGTTTGAAGAGACCTTCCCCAAGCTGGAAGTTGCCGCCAAAGCTGCTGAAAAGCTTGGCTGTCATCGCTGCAGTACGTATATTTTGAACTTTTCCGACGATCTTCCCTATAAGGAAAACTTTGAGAATCACTGCCGCATGCTGACGGAATGCGCCAAGGTGCTGGCTGATCATGATATCCGGTTTGGATTGGAGTTTGTAGGACCCAAGACTCTGGCGGAAGGTCATAAATATCCCTTCATCCGCGGTCTTAAGGAAATGCTGGAACTGTGTGATGCCATTGGTACTGGCAACATGGGTATTCTTTATGATGCTTATCATTGGTACACTGCGGGCCTCGATTTTTCTGCATTTGATCTGTTCCGCAAAGAAGAAGAGGTTGTGTCCGTGCATATCAACGATGCGAAGAAAGGCCTGCCCATTGATGAGTGTCTGGATGGCCTCCGCTATCTGCCCGGTGAGGGCGGCGGCGTGGATCTCAAAGGCTTCCTGCAGCATTTGAAGGATATGCATTACACCGGCCCTGTAATCGTGGAGCCCTTCAGCGAGACGCTGAAAGCCATGAATACGCCGGAAGAAAAGCTGGCCGCTGTGCAGAAGGCCGTGGATTCAATCTGGGTGGATTGA